In Lonchura striata isolate bLonStr1 chromosome 30, bLonStr1.mat, whole genome shotgun sequence, a single genomic region encodes these proteins:
- the SNRPC gene encoding U1 small nuclear ribonucleoprotein C isoform X1, producing MPKFYCDYCDTYLTHDSPSVRKTHCSGRKHKENVKDYYQKWMEEQAQSLIDKTIAAAFQQGKIPPTPFSAPPPAGAMIPPPPSIPGPPRPGMMPAPHMGGPPMMPMMGPPPPGMMPVGPAPGMRPPMGGHMPMMPGPPMMRPPSRPMMVPTRPGMTRPDR from the exons aTGCCCAA GTTTTACTGTGATTACTGTGACACGTACCTCACCCATGACTCG CCCTCCGTGAGAAAAACCCACTGCAGTGGTCGGAAGCACAAGGAGAACGTGAAGGATTATTACCAGAAATGGATGGAGGagcaagcccagagcctgattGACAAAACAA TAGCGGCTGCATTCCAGCAAGGGAAAATTCCACCGACGCCGTTCTCGGCACCACCTCCGGCCGGAGCCATGATTCCACCTCCTCCCAGCATCC CTGgccccccccggcccggcaTGATGCCAGCCCCACACATGGGGGGGCCCCCGATGATGCCAATGATGGGCCCACCCCCCCCAGGAATGATGCCAGTTGGACCTG ctcctgggatgAGGCCGCCCATGGGAGGACACATGCCAATGATGCCAGGGCCCCCAATGATGAGACCCCCCTCCAGACCCATGATGGTGCCAACCAGGCCAGGAATGACCCGTCCAGACAGATAA
- the SNRPC gene encoding U1 small nuclear ribonucleoprotein C isoform X2: MPKFYCDYCDTYLTHDSPSVRKTHCSGRKHKENVKDYYQKWMEEQAQSLIDKTTAAFQQGKIPPTPFSAPPPAGAMIPPPPSIPGPPRPGMMPAPHMGGPPMMPMMGPPPPGMMPVGPAPGMRPPMGGHMPMMPGPPMMRPPSRPMMVPTRPGMTRPDR, translated from the exons aTGCCCAA GTTTTACTGTGATTACTGTGACACGTACCTCACCCATGACTCG CCCTCCGTGAGAAAAACCCACTGCAGTGGTCGGAAGCACAAGGAGAACGTGAAGGATTATTACCAGAAATGGATGGAGGagcaagcccagagcctgattGACAAAACAA CGGCTGCATTCCAGCAAGGGAAAATTCCACCGACGCCGTTCTCGGCACCACCTCCGGCCGGAGCCATGATTCCACCTCCTCCCAGCATCC CTGgccccccccggcccggcaTGATGCCAGCCCCACACATGGGGGGGCCCCCGATGATGCCAATGATGGGCCCACCCCCCCCAGGAATGATGCCAGTTGGACCTG ctcctgggatgAGGCCGCCCATGGGAGGACACATGCCAATGATGCCAGGGCCCCCAATGATGAGACCCCCCTCCAGACCCATGATGGTGCCAACCAGGCCAGGAATGACCCGTCCAGACAGATAA